A portion of the Halogeometricum sp. S1BR25-6 genome contains these proteins:
- a CDS encoding glycosyltransferase → MTHSVLASAVNHPDAINPYIGLFNQRIVQSLMRRGMDVDVVSPRPFAPPVGPHSEYSMLPTVEEWDGYGVHHPRFFYLLPKRLFYGRAGDSFAKRVPRYVEKTFDVPDVVHACHIYLDGYGMVDYCERHDVPLFVVSHGHFMNEYDELADDVREKVDETLDAAEKVLCVSDALAEKAARRVPRSKVEVVPIGATPSRYPVERKAELREELGIDPDATVALFVGEFSERKGIPELADVLPDLDLPNTEFVFVGHGGDEEWTLRRALTSSRFSGRHVYTGITSLALRRWLAVADVLVLPSHAEGRPTVIYEAMASETAVLSTTVGGIPEQVEDGETGVLIPPGDTDALREALTELAGDRERLLEMGRKGRERLLEQGWTWDDHAERVYRLHREALE, encoded by the coding sequence ATGACTCACAGCGTTCTGGCGAGCGCAGTCAACCATCCGGACGCCATCAATCCGTACATCGGACTGTTCAACCAGCGGATCGTCCAGTCGCTCATGCGGCGCGGGATGGACGTCGACGTCGTCTCACCGCGGCCGTTCGCGCCGCCCGTCGGTCCCCACTCGGAGTACTCGATGCTCCCCACCGTCGAGGAGTGGGACGGCTACGGCGTCCACCACCCGCGTTTCTTCTACCTGCTGCCGAAACGCCTGTTCTACGGGCGGGCCGGCGACTCCTTCGCCAAGCGCGTCCCGCGGTACGTCGAGAAGACGTTCGACGTCCCCGACGTCGTCCACGCCTGCCACATCTACCTCGACGGCTACGGCATGGTCGACTACTGCGAGCGACACGACGTCCCCCTGTTCGTCGTCTCGCACGGCCACTTCATGAACGAGTACGACGAGTTGGCCGACGACGTCCGCGAGAAGGTCGACGAGACGCTCGACGCCGCGGAGAAGGTGCTCTGCGTCAGCGACGCCCTCGCGGAGAAGGCCGCGCGGCGCGTCCCCCGTTCGAAAGTCGAAGTGGTCCCCATCGGGGCGACTCCCTCCCGGTACCCCGTCGAGCGGAAGGCGGAACTCCGCGAGGAACTCGGCATCGACCCGGACGCGACGGTGGCGCTGTTCGTCGGGGAGTTCTCCGAGCGGAAGGGCATCCCCGAACTGGCCGACGTCCTCCCGGACCTCGACCTCCCGAACACCGAGTTCGTCTTCGTCGGGCACGGCGGCGACGAGGAGTGGACGCTCCGGCGCGCCCTCACGTCGAGTCGGTTCTCGGGCCGTCACGTGTACACCGGAATCACCTCGCTGGCGCTGCGCCGGTGGCTGGCCGTCGCGGACGTGCTCGTCCTCCCCAGTCACGCCGAGGGGCGACCGACCGTCATCTACGAGGCGATGGCATCGGAGACGGCCGTGCTCTCGACGACCGTCGGGGGCATCCCCGAACAGGTCGAAGACGGCGAGACGGGCGTGTTGATCCCGCCGGGCGACACCGACGCGCTCCGCGAGGCGCTGACCGAATTGGCCGGCGACCGGGAGCGACTGTTGGAGATGGGACGGAAGGGACGCGAGCGCCTCCTCGAACAGGGGTGGACGTGGGACGACCACGCCGAGCGAGTGTACCGACTCCACCGCGAGGCGCTGGAATGA
- a CDS encoding glycosyltransferase family 4 protein: protein MTDALRIAAVTAHRSHEVAEPLALADGTVELVDIDASDGFLERNLNTVTQLLELTSDPKPDAVLSDCLGLLGFLIAAICVLRGVPFVFRFKGNHWQGLEEIYRTGRDDGLATKLRYYLTYALDEAIYRSARGYVVVSAELKDVVVERTGCRPEQVHVVHVPLVPDREDGSARAARERFGIEEETVLLTVTNLKYPSKYDGVRTIVEGMESVLADHDDVAYVVAGGGSYLEDVRAAVDAVADPAVRDRIYVLGFVEGVADLYALADAFVYVSHIDGYPRSVLEAQQSALPAMVNAAHGMVEQVEDGETGVVLEEATSEQVAAQVTRLLDDGDRTRLGENARTRVRAENDPETIGHQLVAAIDAIVSGR, encoded by the coding sequence ATGACCGACGCGCTCCGCATCGCGGCGGTGACCGCGCACCGCTCCCACGAGGTGGCCGAACCGCTGGCGTTAGCCGACGGGACGGTCGAACTCGTCGACATCGACGCCTCCGACGGCTTCCTCGAACGGAACCTGAACACGGTCACCCAACTGCTCGAACTGACCAGCGATCCGAAACCGGACGCCGTGCTGTCGGACTGTCTCGGACTGCTCGGCTTCCTCATCGCCGCCATCTGCGTCCTCCGGGGCGTCCCGTTCGTCTTCCGCTTCAAAGGTAACCACTGGCAGGGGTTAGAGGAGATATACCGAACGGGACGGGACGACGGTCTCGCGACGAAGCTTCGGTACTACCTCACCTACGCCCTCGACGAGGCTATCTACCGGTCGGCTCGCGGCTACGTCGTCGTTTCCGCGGAGTTGAAAGACGTCGTCGTCGAGCGAACCGGCTGTCGGCCGGAGCAGGTGCACGTCGTCCACGTCCCCCTCGTCCCCGACCGGGAAGACGGGTCGGCGCGGGCGGCCAGAGAGCGGTTCGGAATCGAGGAGGAGACGGTGCTCCTAACGGTGACGAACCTCAAGTATCCCAGCAAGTACGACGGCGTCCGCACCATCGTCGAGGGGATGGAGTCGGTGCTCGCCGACCACGACGACGTTGCCTACGTCGTCGCCGGCGGGGGGTCCTACCTCGAAGACGTGCGCGCGGCGGTCGACGCCGTCGCCGACCCGGCCGTCCGCGACCGCATCTACGTGCTCGGCTTCGTGGAGGGCGTCGCGGACCTCTACGCCCTCGCGGACGCCTTCGTCTACGTCTCGCACATCGACGGCTATCCGCGGTCGGTGCTCGAAGCCCAGCAGTCCGCGCTTCCGGCGATGGTCAACGCCGCTCACGGGATGGTCGAACAGGTCGAGGACGGCGAGACCGGGGTCGTCTTGGAGGAGGCGACGTCCGAACAGGTGGCGGCGCAGGTGACGCGACTGCTGGACGACGGCGACCGCACGCGCCTCGGCGAGAACGCCCGGACGCGGGTCCGGGCCGAGAACGACCCGGAGACCATCGGTCACCAACTCGTTGCGGCCATCGACGCCATCGTCTCCGGTCGGTAG